One Apium graveolens cultivar Ventura unplaced genomic scaffold, ASM990537v1 ctg754, whole genome shotgun sequence genomic window carries:
- the LOC141704187 gene encoding uncharacterized protein LOC141704187, whose protein sequence is MDKSWIFKDRDTLDYEIGVEEFLIFAEENASDPKRIPCPCKRCANFKKFAVKIIRGHLYENGFSLGYLDWIWHTQGSASRSSVNRNAPTPASSPAPAPTSAHVPIPSPGLASETINVCDAAYNSSEYNNESYQFRRFVADAEQPLYEGSECTKLKSILKLHNWKARFGISDSAFNDLLSTVGSLLPKDNVMPPNAYEAKKTLSDLGLKYIKYHSCPNNCILYRGVNVDASECPKCRLSRWKLGKDGKIRINVPAKVMWYFPIIPRFKRMFKSPSTSELMTWHSKQRIEDRKMRHPADSPSWRNIDYRWPAFGSDARNIRLALSADVCADDTVAKYLSHSRKMCCQGHRRYLARNHPYRKQKAAFNGQQELGQARQPLSGEEVLLQQDKIKF, encoded by the exons ATGGACAAATCTTGGATTTTCAAAGATAGAGACACACTTGACTATGAAATCGGGGTTGAAGAGTTTTTGATATTTGCCGAGGAAAATGCTAGTGATCCTAAAAGAATCCCATGCCCCTGTAAAAGATGTGCTAACTTCAAAAAATTTGCAGTTAAGATTATCAGGGGACATTTATATGAAAATGGTTTTAGTCTGGGGTACCttgattggatttggcatacACAAGGGTCTGCAAGTAGGTCATCAGTTAATAGAAATGCTCCGACCCCTGCATCTTCGCCTGCCCCTGCACCTACGTCTGCCCACGTACCGATACCTTCCCCTGGCCTTGCATCAGAAACAATCAATGTTTGTGATGCTGCATATAATTCGAGTGAGTACAATAATGAGTCATATCAGTTTAGGAGATTTGTGGCTGATGCTGAACAACCTTTGTATGAGGGTAGTGAATGTACCAAGTTGAAGTCGATACTAAAATTGCACAATTGGAAAGCTAGGTTCGGAATTAGTGATAGTGCCTTTAACGATTTGCTGTCTACCGTTGGCTCTCTCCTTCCTAAGGACAATGTGATGCCACCTAATGCATATGAAGCCAAGAAAACCTTATCCGACTTGGGCCTAAAATACATAAAATATCACTCATGTCCAAACAATTGCATATTGTATCGGGGGGTAAACGTTGATGCTTCCGAGTGTCCTAAGTGTCGTTTATCTCGCTGGAAGTTAGGAAAGGATGGTAAAATAAGGATTAATGTTCCTGCTAAAGTAATGTGGTATTTTCCAATTATACCAAGATTCAAACGGATGTTTAAATCTCCTTCTACATCTGAACTAATGACCTGGCACTCAAAGCAGCGAATAGAAGACAGAAAGATGCGGCATCCAGCCGACTCTCCTTCTTGGAGAAATATCGACTATAGGTGGCCTGCCTTCGGTAGTGATGCACGAAATATTCGTTTGGCATTGTCTGCAGATG TATGCGCTGATGATACAGTTGCCAAGTATTTAAGCCATAGCAGGAAGATGTGTTGCCAAGGCCATCGGCGTTACTTGGCTAGGAATCATCCATATAGGAAGCAAAAGGCCGCTTTTAATGGACAACAAGAATTAGGGCAGGCACGTCAACCTCTGTCTGGAGAAGAGGTTTTATTGCAGCAAGATAAAATTAAATTTTAG